The Micromonospora sp. Llam0 genome includes a window with the following:
- a CDS encoding caspase family protein: MSGVVEGLASDGVRALIIATATHTGSRLPPVPAARRSAEALADRLVRVCGMASDRVRLLVDPPTSLDVARAVSEEAARATTALFVYYVGHGLRGPDGALYLAVSSTDELTPGLAAHQAYPFADLRQALTSARASSLVVVLDCCFSGRARAGAAPSGAFDAPPVHGFYLLGSAEQLALAPEDAEYTVFTGALIGLLDGGDPRGGPVLTLDDAYHYLFAALRDRGAPLPRRQEGGRSGQLVLARNPASTGPEHEEETEQSAGRSPYLSLAPFGEEDAPYFYGRAELSARLVRTVHERVDDPGPLLLVGASGSGKSSLVQAGLVPRIRQSPGWRCRLMRPGQHPLTRLAAGLDAPGTQDGEALGDPSLAVTWLPEDDPPVLLVVDQLEELVTVCQDEEERVAFAAALAALAGSGRAVVLGVLRADFYAQAMRYPVLADALQQRQFLIEPMDQAQLREAVEGPARVAGLKLDEALSDLLLHELGAYRRRGPESGALPLLSHALWATWQRRRGNRLTVRDYRDIGGIGGAIARTAEGTLASLDPPARAAARHMLPRLVRVNEEAADTALPVDRADLVRGLPADAADTALRALTDARLVIMERDVVRISHEALLSSWPTLAEWVEADRQWLTVAQRLTADARAWTAEGRDPSLLYRGARLALVLDQAAEAAGADELDQQSSAFLAAARSQERRSAQLRRGVVVALAVLLVVSLAGGLVAVVQGREASAQARVADARSLLTTADAVLSTDPRLALQLAVTAHRLSPGTASRALLTEVLATSRYAGGLPDQLTPVTAMALAPENQTLAVGTQEGVQLWDARDWQDPRPIGDPTGGFDVAVTAIAWHPSGRLLVAGDRSSLRFLSVSPDGPVVEVASLPGFGSTVETVAWSADGSVLVAGNATITVVITRHESGYRVAATLPHDPAIVSARAVLHQDGSSMVVGTDDGDAQLFDLSDPRSPRKVGPPLSVAALTSAPITAMALSADGSVLATGTADARVALWDLRNRERPRRVGDSRSVGGMTMQVVRVAFDRDDRALVVADRSGMVALMPFPPGTPLAERLNPGRMEPSFAAHAGQVGALAVDTSRGLLVTGGDDGTVRLWHLDDSGARPTRWGEPLAGHETDTRNGRIEVAANIATSTAEDGRLLVWDVTDDGAFTPRPPVRFAGSPGTSDHPSGSALSPDGGTVVTATADSLRLWDISPVGPPEQVGADVPLGTTPVDFAWSRDGQIVLSGGADGTVAVHDVADRAAPREITRFDVDGSVTDVHLAWTEPLAAIGTASGVVALWDLSDPEEPRRLGGVRTGQHGTQRWASALSADGTLLAIGQFSGTVQLWSVANPAAPEQLASWQTPGVGPIASAEFSPDGRVLAIGDTTAVRLWNIVDRQLPRRLSLPLYGQAILPVSLAFLPGGERLASQTGTHVDIWDLSALPTLRNQGVRLACDRLDGQGLSRADWARFLPGRDYQNVCA; the protein is encoded by the coding sequence ATGAGCGGAGTGGTCGAGGGACTGGCGTCCGACGGGGTACGAGCACTGATCATCGCCACCGCCACGCACACCGGCTCGCGACTGCCCCCGGTTCCCGCGGCGCGGCGGTCGGCGGAGGCGCTGGCCGACCGCCTGGTCCGGGTGTGCGGGATGGCTTCGGACCGGGTACGTCTGTTGGTGGACCCACCGACCTCGCTGGACGTCGCACGGGCGGTGAGCGAGGAGGCCGCGAGGGCGACGACCGCGTTGTTCGTGTACTACGTCGGGCACGGCCTGCGTGGACCGGACGGCGCACTGTACCTGGCGGTGTCGAGTACCGACGAGTTGACGCCGGGTCTGGCCGCACACCAGGCGTACCCGTTCGCCGACCTACGCCAGGCTCTGACCTCGGCCCGGGCGTCGTCGCTGGTGGTGGTGTTGGACTGCTGCTTCTCGGGCCGGGCGCGGGCCGGGGCGGCACCGTCGGGTGCGTTCGACGCCCCACCCGTGCACGGCTTCTACCTGCTCGGGTCGGCCGAGCAGTTGGCGCTGGCGCCCGAGGACGCCGAGTACACCGTGTTCACCGGTGCGCTGATCGGGCTGCTCGACGGCGGCGACCCACGCGGCGGACCGGTGCTGACCCTCGACGACGCCTACCACTACCTCTTCGCTGCCCTGCGGGACCGTGGTGCACCGCTGCCGCGCCGCCAGGAAGGTGGACGCTCTGGGCAGCTCGTGCTGGCCCGCAACCCCGCCTCCACCGGACCCGAGCACGAGGAGGAGACGGAGCAGTCCGCCGGGCGAAGTCCGTACCTCAGCCTGGCGCCGTTCGGCGAGGAGGATGCGCCGTACTTTTACGGACGCGCCGAGCTGTCCGCCCGGCTGGTTCGGACCGTGCACGAGCGGGTGGACGATCCCGGCCCGCTGCTGCTGGTCGGCGCGTCGGGCAGCGGCAAGAGCTCCCTGGTGCAGGCCGGGCTGGTGCCCCGGATCCGGCAGTCGCCGGGATGGCGGTGCCGGCTGATGAGACCCGGTCAGCACCCGCTGACCCGGCTGGCTGCCGGCCTCGACGCCCCGGGTACCCAGGACGGCGAGGCACTGGGCGATCCCTCCCTCGCCGTGACGTGGCTGCCGGAGGACGACCCACCGGTGCTGCTGGTGGTCGACCAGCTCGAGGAGCTGGTCACCGTGTGCCAGGACGAGGAGGAGCGGGTAGCGTTCGCGGCGGCGCTCGCCGCGCTGGCTGGCTCCGGGCGCGCCGTCGTCCTGGGCGTCCTGCGCGCCGACTTCTACGCGCAGGCCATGCGCTATCCGGTGCTGGCCGACGCGTTACAGCAGCGGCAGTTCCTGATCGAGCCGATGGACCAGGCCCAGCTGCGGGAGGCGGTCGAAGGACCGGCGAGAGTCGCTGGACTGAAGCTGGACGAGGCGTTGTCCGACCTGCTCCTGCACGAGCTGGGTGCGTACCGCCGGCGAGGGCCCGAGTCGGGTGCGCTGCCCCTGCTGTCCCACGCGCTGTGGGCGACCTGGCAGCGGCGGCGTGGCAACCGCCTGACCGTGCGGGACTACCGGGACATCGGAGGGATCGGTGGTGCGATCGCGCGTACCGCCGAGGGCACGCTCGCCTCGTTGGACCCACCGGCCCGCGCCGCCGCCCGGCACATGCTGCCGCGCCTGGTGCGCGTCAACGAGGAGGCGGCTGACACCGCCTTGCCCGTCGACCGTGCCGACCTGGTACGCGGACTACCGGCCGACGCTGCCGACACCGCTCTGCGCGCCCTGACGGACGCCCGGCTGGTCATCATGGAGCGGGACGTGGTGCGGATCAGCCACGAGGCCCTACTGTCGTCCTGGCCTACGTTGGCCGAGTGGGTGGAGGCCGACCGGCAGTGGCTTACCGTCGCGCAGCGCCTGACCGCCGACGCCCGCGCCTGGACGGCGGAGGGTCGCGACCCGTCCCTGCTCTACCGGGGCGCCCGGCTGGCCCTCGTCCTGGACCAGGCGGCCGAGGCCGCCGGCGCCGACGAGCTCGACCAGCAGTCGTCCGCGTTCCTCGCCGCCGCCCGGAGTCAGGAACGCCGCAGCGCACAGCTCCGCCGCGGAGTGGTGGTGGCGCTCGCGGTGCTGCTCGTCGTCTCGCTGGCCGGTGGGCTGGTAGCCGTGGTCCAGGGTCGAGAAGCCTCCGCGCAGGCGCGGGTCGCCGACGCGCGCAGCCTGCTCACCACCGCCGACGCGGTCCTTTCCACCGATCCCCGGCTCGCGCTCCAACTCGCCGTGACCGCGCATCGCCTGTCACCCGGCACCGCGTCCCGCGCCCTGCTTACCGAGGTCCTGGCCACGTCGCGGTACGCGGGCGGGTTGCCCGACCAGCTCACACCCGTCACCGCCATGGCGCTGGCGCCGGAAAATCAGACGCTGGCGGTCGGTACCCAGGAAGGGGTGCAGCTTTGGGATGCCCGTGACTGGCAGGACCCGCGCCCGATCGGCGATCCGACGGGCGGGTTCGACGTGGCCGTCACGGCGATCGCCTGGCACCCCAGCGGGAGGTTGCTCGTCGCGGGTGACCGATCGTCCCTGCGCTTTCTCAGCGTCTCCCCGGATGGGCCGGTGGTGGAAGTGGCGTCGCTGCCCGGCTTCGGGTCCACGGTAGAGACCGTGGCGTGGTCGGCGGACGGTTCGGTGCTCGTCGCCGGCAACGCCACCATCACCGTGGTGATCACCCGGCACGAAAGCGGATACCGGGTTGCCGCCACGCTGCCGCACGACCCGGCTATCGTCTCCGCACGGGCCGTTCTCCACCAGGACGGCAGCTCCATGGTCGTCGGCACCGACGACGGCGACGCGCAGCTGTTCGACCTCTCCGACCCGCGCTCGCCGAGGAAGGTCGGGCCGCCGCTGTCCGTGGCGGCGCTGACCAGCGCACCGATCACCGCGATGGCGCTGTCGGCCGACGGCAGCGTGCTCGCCACCGGGACCGCGGACGCGAGGGTCGCGCTGTGGGACCTGCGGAACCGTGAGCGGCCCAGGCGGGTCGGCGACTCCCGCAGCGTGGGCGGCATGACCATGCAGGTGGTGCGGGTGGCGTTCGACCGGGATGACCGGGCACTGGTCGTCGCCGACCGCAGCGGCATGGTCGCGCTCATGCCGTTTCCACCGGGCACACCCCTGGCCGAGCGGCTGAATCCGGGCCGCATGGAGCCGTCGTTCGCCGCACACGCCGGCCAGGTCGGGGCCCTCGCCGTGGACACCAGTCGCGGCCTGCTGGTCACCGGCGGTGACGACGGGACGGTACGACTGTGGCATCTCGACGACAGCGGGGCGCGTCCCACCAGGTGGGGGGAACCGCTCGCGGGACACGAGACGGACACGCGCAACGGCCGCATCGAGGTCGCGGCGAACATCGCCACCAGCACCGCCGAGGACGGTCGCCTGTTGGTGTGGGACGTGACCGACGACGGCGCTTTCACACCCAGACCGCCGGTGCGCTTCGCCGGATCGCCAGGGACCTCGGACCACCCGAGCGGGTCGGCGCTGTCGCCGGACGGTGGGACGGTGGTGACCGCCACCGCCGATTCGCTGAGACTGTGGGACATTTCCCCAGTCGGCCCGCCCGAGCAGGTCGGCGCGGACGTACCGCTCGGGACCACACCGGTCGACTTCGCCTGGAGCAGGGACGGCCAGATCGTCCTCAGTGGGGGTGCCGACGGCACCGTGGCCGTGCACGACGTCGCTGACCGCGCCGCGCCCCGCGAGATCACGCGGTTCGACGTCGACGGCTCGGTCACCGACGTACACCTGGCGTGGACGGAGCCGTTGGCCGCCATCGGCACCGCGAGCGGCGTCGTGGCGTTGTGGGATCTGAGCGACCCGGAGGAGCCTCGGCGGCTCGGCGGCGTGCGCACCGGCCAGCACGGCACCCAGCGCTGGGCTTCCGCGTTGTCCGCGGACGGGACACTGCTGGCGATCGGTCAGTTCTCCGGCACCGTGCAGTTGTGGAGCGTGGCGAACCCGGCCGCGCCGGAACAGCTGGCGTCGTGGCAGACCCCTGGCGTCGGTCCGATCGCGTCGGCGGAGTTCTCTCCCGACGGCAGGGTGCTGGCTATCGGCGACACGACGGCGGTACGACTGTGGAACATCGTCGATCGGCAGCTGCCCCGCAGGCTGAGCCTGCCTCTGTACGGTCAGGCGATTCTGCCGGTTTCGCTTGCATTTCTGCCGGGTGGCGAGCGGCTGGCGAGCCAGACCGGCACGCACGTCGACATATGGGACCTGTCGGCGCTGCCGACGCTCCGCAACCAGGGTGTCCGCCTGGCGTGCGACCGCCTCGACGGGCAGGGCCTGAGCCGGGCCGACTGGGCCCGCTTCCTGCCCGGCCGCGACTATCAGAATGTCTGCGCCTGA
- a CDS encoding recombinase family protein, translating to MVKPLVYGYLRVDRDALDGDIRQMEVAFKFWAEQEGYCFAGLFHEDDSALNRPALTALIEEIGRCDVRHVIMPSLAHLSTHQVFQCHLLGTLEDAGVQVHTLQEELSP from the coding sequence ATGGTGAAGCCGTTGGTGTACGGCTACCTGCGGGTGGACCGCGATGCCCTCGATGGCGACATCCGGCAGATGGAAGTCGCGTTCAAGTTCTGGGCCGAGCAGGAGGGCTACTGCTTCGCGGGGCTCTTCCATGAGGACGACAGCGCGCTGAACCGCCCGGCCCTCACCGCACTGATCGAAGAGATCGGCCGCTGCGACGTCCGGCACGTGATCATGCCCAGCCTTGCGCACCTCTCCACGCACCAGGTCTTCCAGTGCCACCTTCTCGGCACGCTGGAAGACGCCGGCGTCCAGGTCCACACCCTGCAGGAGGAACTGAGCCCATGA
- a CDS encoding recombinase family protein, whose protein sequence is MKPPLYGYIRLLPPHANTSNAIVDQAEQRMQQFADSHGYELTAVFIERATSRAAFDRLMHDLLVEDAHHIIVPAHETLSAHHSHLFNNLIEELHAADALIFDLEAIDTCDRRMWPC, encoded by the coding sequence ATGAAACCGCCGCTGTACGGCTACATCCGCCTACTGCCGCCGCACGCCAACACCAGCAACGCCATCGTGGACCAAGCCGAGCAACGCATGCAGCAGTTCGCCGACAGCCACGGCTACGAGCTGACCGCCGTCTTCATCGAACGCGCGACCAGCCGAGCCGCGTTCGACCGCCTGATGCATGACCTCCTCGTCGAGGACGCCCACCACATCATCGTCCCCGCCCACGAAACCCTCTCCGCACACCACAGCCACCTCTTCAACAACCTGATCGAGGAACTACACGCGGCAGACGCGCTCATCTTCGACCTCGAAGCCATCGACACCTGCGACAGGAGGATGTGGCCATGCTAG